The genomic stretch atctttcaagtttcaactcaaAGCTTTAGCTTTAATGTTCCATGACGAAACGTTAAAACTTTTGAATCGAACGTTACTGTTGAGACCTGAGAGTGCTTTTCGGGTTACGGTCACTCAGTAAAGTAGAAGGAGATGCAGCATTTGTCTTCTACTTTTGTGTTTGTGTTGAACTGTAACTTTTCTAGCTAAGATTTGCTTAAATTTATACTGCGCTTAATCAGCTAGTGATTGAAAATTTCCCTTCTCCTATTTGGGTTTGATCTTGACAGTAAAATTGATCCAGAGGATAGAAGTGGAGAGGAGGGTAGGATGATAAGCTTTGGGATGGGATGACTCGATTTCCTCAGGAGATCTCAAATTTTCCTTCGATAAAAAAacagagggaaaggaaaattttctggATAATTTTTTGGCGCTTGTTCGAGAGCTACCCACTTGGTGGAAATCAAACATTAGAGTTCGAGAACTTCTGAGATTCTGAAAACCCAGAAATCTTTTATGGATTCTGTTCTTTGTTCCAGCTCTCTTTACAAACGGTTGAAAAGGTGGCGGGTTTCCCAATAGAGAAGAAGGAAATTTTAGCTTTAGTTAGGATTATTGAAACGATATGATTTTTGGTTGTTCCTGGGTGGTTGGTAACTTCTTCGAATGAAGAGTGTTCGGTTGGGTATGAAttcaattagattttttttttctcagttaTTTCTTTGGGGATTTCCTTCtgagttcaatttttattgacaTGCAATAAAAAACAGAGACCCTGGACTTATTTGTTTGATTCAATTAGTGGAgccttttaattttatttgatcTATCGAATTATTCTGGTTGTGAAATGAGTTTCTTATAAACTGTTTCTTTCCCGGAAAATGTGATGAGGGTTTTGTTTGGCAAGTTCCACTGCCCTTCTTTCATTTGCTTTTGCAAACCTTCTCATCTACTTTCTCCTTCCCCATTGAAATTAGAGAACAGCCCACATGTTCCTTCTCCTTTATCTCCAGTTCCTGATGTTGTGGAGTTATCTGGTGAGAGGATTGAGGTAAAGAATGAAAGCTTTGATGGGAATCAagttgaaaatccaaaaagCAGTCTCAAGAAGCCGTCCTCAGAACCAAGGGTTCCaaaagagattgagaagaaaagAGTTCAGTGGATGGATTTCTTGGGGAAAGAACTTGTTGAGATAGAGGAGTTTGAAGCCAGGTGAGtcaatcttctttcttttcgaCATTTAATGTTTTTagttttcttgtttgatttcCTATTGGTGTATTGTCGGAGTAATTATTCtgcatgaaatttttattttagtaaaaCTGGTCATTTGAGTCTGAGCATTGTTTTAACATGGGAGGCATGTCTGAACTGCAATTTATTTTGTGACTGGTAGCACTTAAGAGGAGTAATCCAGATTGATCGAAGTTGAATTCTTTGTGTTTGAATGTGAAACTTCTGAAGAATATATATTCTGATCCTGACACCTTATCCAACATTGTGTTTGACCATTCTATGGATTCCTTAGTAAACTTGCAGGTAATCAAATTAGAGAAAGTATAAGAGAAGTTACGTCGTAGGATGGTGATTGAGAAAATTGTGTTAGGAAAATATATTCCTGCTGAATGAAGATTCCTATTCAATTTTTTGATAGTTCTAGAATTGGCTTCACTCTCACtccatccccctcccctcccccagaaaaagaaaagttaaataaaagagaagacgATAGAAGTAGCATAGTGTGGTATTTCTGATGAGAGTCACCTTTGTAATCAGCTTTTTTGGTTATACCAGCAGATCTGATGATACCAATATAACATGTGATGGTCAACAAAACTACAATCTAACCTGGCCTCACTCCGGActctggaaaaaaaattataaaggaACAAAACTCCGAACCTCCTTAATTTGACCATGGGTAAGTTGAGTAGGTAATGCGAAGGTCAATTTTTGTTGTTTAATAGAGGATATTTTTAGTTCCATCCCCCTCCTTGTTCTATTTTTCATGTTGACATAACATAGAGGTCGTCCTGATTGAACAATGGGTACTTATTTGCATCCGACGATTATAAGGTTTAGGCTTAGCTGAATTTGATTTGGGAGATGGTAGAATAAGGACCTGGATACTGTTGGGAAGTAGATCATTAAGCTGAGAATTAAATTCTGGGAAGATATGGTTCTGGTTTGAACGGGGTAGCTTAAATGCTCAATGGTAAGATATTCACTTATGATATAAGCGACAAAGATAATTGAGAGGGTCATAATGAAGAGCTTGGTTATCTTACTGTCTGAATCTCAAGCATAATACTTTCTGCTTAATCTGGTTGAGATGATGTCATCTGGTTCACCTTGTGTGTGCATTTGATGTTCATGACTTTGTGGCTTTAGATCCGTAAAGGTAGTGGCACTGtctctgatgtttggggacaTGTTGCATTTATTTGGGGAAAACATGGAATCTACGGACGGCATCGATTTTGGCCACATGGCAGGTTGGATGAGGAGAATCCTGGACTACAAGTAGGATGCATGGACATATATGTTTGAATTCGAGTCTGAAATTTGTCATAGGGCCAATCCAGACCATTCCCTAGATTAGACATCCAACTGCCATGATGGACACACACCCAGGAAATCTTTTGCCTATTTTGTTgtctatattttgaattttgattttaaaacttTGCATAAATCCTCTGAACTGGGAAATCAGAATTTTACTTTGGAGCTCCCATTGGTTTGCTTGCAATAACCGGTTGTGTTCCTTTAACTGGTTAATGTCTTACTAGAAAATAGGCATTTTACTTTGGATGGTCTTCTTCGTGGTTGCTGAGCAATTGTGAATAGCTATGTTGCATTAAGCTTACAAACTGGAGATTGTTGCTGATGAAGTAATTAGAGACTGGAATTCTCAAAGATATTCCCATACAATTTTTTTGAATCTTTGCATACCACCCTTTCTGATCTTGATATTCTTCTGTTCCTTAATTGAATTCAATTCTCCGTGATCTTTCGGAAATTGACGTCTCCTTAGAAATGGAACATTGGTCAAGGGTTGTGAGATTCCTATAAGGTATGGCATCATTTCTTTTCCAATGTCATGACTGTTGTGATACTATGATAATTTGAAAGGTATCTTCAATAGTATCCAACACAGTACAGTAGCCATTCTGATGCGGAGCAAAGGTTATGAAGATGTCGGGACGTTGGATTGGGAAGTCCAGCTTTGAGTGAGAGAGCTGTGTTAGATTGGAGTGTCTAGATCTTTTTGTAGTTGCTAATATTAGTTTTGCTATTTTATAGAGTTCTTTTGCAATTTGTCTTTGAGTAAATCTCTCTCAGCTTGAACGAAATCAAGTTAGATTTTCCCTGTCCGTGCTATGTCACATTGTGAAACATTTGGTAACATGATTCACAAATCTAtgcattctttttcttcataaGACTCAAATTTGGCACCAGAAGAGAGGTGGGGCGGGGGTCACTCTGTATCCACACTACTATGCAAATAATTCAATCTCACTTGTGACTTATTTGGGTGTGAAGTTCTGAGGAACAGTGTGAGAGGAGCAGCCAATACTGCAAATAAATCTTCTTGATTATGTCTTTCTGTCCCCAAGGAGCCGATCAACCAGAACTCAACTACTCTCCAAGAATAATTTTAGAAGCTTCTACTGGTTTCTTGGGGCAATGGCGGATATTTATGTTAGATAATCTCACAAAATGGTTGTGGTTTTACGTTCACCCATCAGGAAAATCCTTTTGGCCTAGAAGAACTCGATATTGATCCTGCGTCTTACTGATCTCATTTTTGTAGAATTGCTTGCTACTTGCTCTTTGATTGGATTTGAACTTGCTAAAAATATATGTATTTGATTGAGCTGCTGCCTTGTGGCTGGTTCCTGTCAGCTATGTGGGTATTTCTGTGGGGGTGTAGAGAAACACTTTGCTAATGCAATCAGAAAGCAGGAAACGGGAGCTTTCTACATTACCTCTAAATCCTGCCAATTACCTTTCCTTGCCTGCTGTTCAAGAGAAAAATTTGGATGGAATATGTTCACTGGTTAGAAACTTAGAATAACTAGAATGATCTTTATCTTTATATATATTGACTAGGGTCATTTATGGGGTGTTCAAGTGGATAAGTTAAAAAATGGTTCATCACATTAAAACCTTCACTGATATAGAAACACTTTCATTCTTGTGTAATCTCATAAATGATTGTTGTCATGCTGTTAGAGTATTGAATGTTGCAATTTAATGTTCTTGTATTTCTTGGTATATTTTCCAGTGAATCAGGAGATTCAGATGATGAAGGTGACGGTAGTCGAGGCTGTGTTTGTGTTATTCAGTGACTGTGATTATTCCGCTTGCCTCAGTACCCCTTTGGCTATGGCATTGACAGGAGTACAGCAACTCCAATTCTCTTGGCATCCATGTTCAGGTCCTGTATCCTTTGAGGTCAAGTCTCTGAACATGTGGCCTCATGTTTATGATGTGAACATCAACGAAATTGAGCTGCAAGGGTGAGCTCAAAAGAAAGCATTATCATTGCTTTACAATGTTcaaaagaaagtttttccaGTGCATCACGATATCCAATGGAATTCTCTTCAAGCATGGAATTTCATTTAGAGAGCTGCACTGAATGCAGGATCCATTCCTTCCATTGTTTTCTCACCAGGATCTGAATCAGGAATCTTGTTTGAGTTCAAGTTTAATGCaatgcttttcttttctgttaaagtttaaaatgattaaaaaaagtattcatttatttcttttagaTTCTTGACTTGGTTTTGCATTTGATTGTAAAACCCAGCACTAACTCAGTATCCCACATCAATGAACATGTTAAAATTTCCGTTCACTGTGTTCCTGCTTTGTTATTTTCATAGAAGATGTTTATGCTATAATACATCAAATGGTGAGGCTAGAACAGTTTAGTTGTTAATTGATAACACCCAAATCTGTTCAGGTGGGACTATTTTAGACCATTGACCACACTTGACCAAAAGTAAGGATGCAAGCAGGCCAGGACTGGTTGGAGCATGATAAATTTTGAACCAATTTGAGCCCTACCGAATCCTACCCAGATTATTTTTCTCATATTGGTTCAAATTTGAGCCTGATTTTTCCCTGACATGCATGCATAACCCAAACAATCTGGTGCCCGATATGTTTTAGAACAGCCAAACTAGCCTCAGAAACATGTTAAAAAAGGGAACACATGTCCTTTACAAGAGCAGAATTTCATCACATCCATAAATGCTACTATATTGCTGTTTGATTGAACAAGGCCCACACATTGTGAAACTTGTAATTAAGGTAAAAATGAACTATTTCCCTAGAATCAATGGGAAACGAATCTATGGAATCGAAAAAACCAGACGACGGAGTGGGACTATGAGAACAGTGACTGGTCCTTTGTAGTACCAGGCAGGTAATTATGATGGTAGATTCATGGGTGAAGAGTTCCCGTATGTAGAAAAAATTTCTCGATAAATAGGGAGAAGGAACCTATACATGTCTGCACAATTAAACAGATTGTAGGGTACAATATGTTCAAAATACCTGGGACTCTGGGAGGCACCATATATAGGTTGGTACCcaagtgtgttttttttttttttcccttcaatgACTGAAAGTAAGAATCTCTGTCCAAGTCTACCCATGTTGCAAAATGTTGGTCACAGAATCGAAACCTAGAAACAGTCTCTCCTGCAATGGGCAAGGCTGCGCTACGGTAGCtgaagccttgtgcactgggttttTCTCTTCTGCTTTCTCTACCCATGTAGAAGCTCATGGATCAATTGGATCTCACTTTGTTCTGCCAGGTCCATTTGGTGCTGTTGGACTCATACTGACTCGGATTGGTTGGGCCTTAAATATAGAGTGTTTGTTCCCTTTGTAGGCCAGTAAGGAGCTGAAGATGCATTTGCAAGGGATAGCGATGGTGCTCTAATCTTTGGCTGAGCTAGTGAAGATGTTGATTCCAAAATTTTAGAGCACAGTGTTAGCATATCAGTCGCGTTGATATCAATATGAATCGGTCGTATTAGGTCAGATCGGACACTTTTGCCCCCTCATTTAAAAGTATCGATACAAGggtgtttctttttgtttctgtttataGGGTTGGGAAAATTTTCGCACTGATCAGCTCTAGAAGAAAGTACCACTCCCGTGAGTAGGGGTGGGGTAACTGGAGGAGAAGTGGCCAAAGCTCAACTTGAGGTCTAGAAGAGTACGCCTGGACATTGGGTTTTTAATAGATTTATAAATATGCCCATTCAAGCTAACGTGCGAAGCACATGCCTCTAACTAATATTCTTGATAGGTAAAGGCTCTCTAAAGTCTGAACCGTCAGTCTGAACCGTCAGCGcatggtaggggtgtcaattggttcgattttggtacAATTTCAAATGGTGACAAGGTAGACTAAGATCAAATCGAGAATCGACTCGATTCCATATTTATATACTCAAGCCGATTCAATTCAGCTcagttcagtttcagtttcaattcGATTCTGATATGTAGTTTTAATTCCATTTTGTACCCCGGTTATgaaaatggttccacttttggatcatgactgtgatggaccaaaggcatAATAgactcaagttatgggccttatggctattggtaactccaaaattgttttagcatgtaaatatgtgatgataaattgtaaaaaaaatacttaccacctaaaaaatctctcttaacaatactagggtttttttcattttttttgttttaagagtaatttggttcggttttggttctaATTGATGGTTCTTACACCGAAAACCGAGCTGAACCGAGGTCCATACTCACATACTTAAACAGAATTAATTTGGTTCGATTAGGTCTGATTAATTTGACTCGATTTCAGATTCGgtattcggtttcggtttgaaattgagGTACATTAGCATTTGTGTCTTTCTccttctcacatgaaatgacttcgTTGGCTCTAATATATAATACAGTTTTGTCATGTCTCATTGGTCCTCTCTCTTATTCTACTTGCTCAAAGTTCTTGATATTATGTATTCATGTTTTAATACAGGGAGAAGGTTCTCCAAAGGCTGCCAATGTGGGGAAATCCCCCACATCACACCAATAGTAGTATGATAAACTATATCATCCACATGGGACCTATAACTCTATAAGGTCATAAGCTTCGTTGTAAATTTCCATttcaatttaattaaaaaaataaaacatatatgATTTGATACTTTTGTTGAAATTCCAGTTACTATACATGAcactaaataaaatattaatctatttatcaaaataaataaaaaaaaagagattaatcTAGgttaaattaaaagaagaaaaaaagacgTTTTCACACAACAAATTAATTGTAGGTCTTATAAGAAGTATTATCAAACGCGACCTAAATCCACTCATACTTAACTGATAAAGGGTTTTCTACTTTGCAAAGAAGAGGAAACTTTACTTACTTGCCTTATTTGCCTTCGTTCATTTCAATGTGTAGCATTCAACTCTGATGAGCAACTAGAAGGTCTTGTTTCAAGTTATGAgttcttcaaattttcatttattcaATTAAGAAGTTGTATTTTGAAGTCCTTTGGTCAATATTCTATTTATAGccgggaaaagaaaaaaaaaagtttagatGGACAGCTTGGATCATGTGTAAGGTTGACTTGATCAACCTCGTGTCTCTGTCTACAAGAATAAATAATGGACCTCGTGGCTTTGCTATACAAATCATATTGATTTGCAACAGCCAAATACATGGTGTAATgtctatttttttccccttatgaATGATTGGTTTTATATGATT from Macadamia integrifolia cultivar HAES 741 chromosome 14, SCU_Mint_v3, whole genome shotgun sequence encodes the following:
- the LOC122060970 gene encoding uncharacterized protein LOC122060970, translating into MRVLFGKFHCPSFICFCKPSHLLSPSPLKLENSPHVPSPLSPVPDVVELSGERIEVKNESFDGNQVENPKSSLKKPSSEPRVPKEIEKKRVQWMDFLGKELVEIEEFEASESGDSDDEGDGSRGCVCVIQ